GCCGGCCGGTTACTCACTTAATTGGGCCGGCCAATACCAGTACATGGAGCGCGCCAAAGCCAAACTGAGTTACCTGGTTCCGCTTACGCTCGCGATCATTGTGGTGTTGCTGTACCTGTGCTTTCGCAATGGCATACAAGTGGCGATGATCATGTTGACCCTGCCGCTGGCATTGGTGGGTTCGGTGTGGTTTTTGTGGTGGCTGGATTTCAATTTGTCGGTTGGCGTCGGCGTCGGAATGATTGCGCTGGCCGGGGTGGCAGTGGAAACCGGGGTCATCATGCTGGTGTATCTGGATCAGGCCTGGCAGCGTTTGCGGGAACAAACGTCAACGCCTGACCTTGCCCAGCTGCGCGCGGCCGTGGAAGATGGCGCGGCCCAACGGTTGCGGCCCAAGCTCATGACCGCACTCGCCACCATTGTCGGTCTGGTGCCGATTCTCTGGGGCAGTGGCACCGGGTCGGAAGTCATGAGTCGACTGGCCGCGCCCATGGTGGGCGGTATGGTAAGCTCCGTTATCCTTACTTTATTTGTGCTACCGGTGCTGTATCTGCTGTGGCGGCAATGGGAAATCAAGAGAGCTTAAGACATGCGTAACACCACCGTCGATCTGATGCGCACCCTCGCCATAGTGCTGATGGTGGTGTTTCACTTTATTTACGACCTGCGCACCTTTGGCTATCACCAGTGGGACATTCCCGATGGCCCGGGTTGGAAACATTTCCGCTATGTGATTCTTACCCTGTTTTTTTTGTGCGTGGGCATTGGCCTGGTCTACGCCCACAGCAAAGTCATCCATTGGCAGAAATTCTGGAAACGGGAGTTACAGGTGATAGTGGGGGCCCTGTTGGTGACCGCTATGTCGCTGGTGATGTTCCCGGCTAACTGGATCTATTTTGGCGTGCTGCATTTTATAGTAGTGGCCAGTGTGCTGGCGCTGCCGTTGCTCCGGTACCCCACAATAGCGCTAGCGTCAGCGTTGGTAGTAATAGCCGGTTACAATATGGGGTGGCTGAAATCCTACTGGCCTTTTCATTTTATACATCAGATCTGGCCGGATGTTCTGCCCTCCTACGCCAACGATTGGGTGCCGCTTATCCCGTGGGTGGCAGTGGTGTGGCTGGGTGTCTGGCTGGCGCAGCAGCCGTGGTTTATCCGGGATCCTCTCAAACAGATTCAATTGCCAGACTGGGCCCAATGGCCTGGGCGGCATAGTTTAATTGTGTACCTTGTTCATCAACCGCTATTGGTGGGTGGATTGCATGTCTGGCGGTGGTTAGTGCAATAAAAATAAGTTGGTTGGCGCTCGGTCATTAGAGGCTCTCGTGATTAATCTTCTGCCCCGATGGGTTGAGTTAGGTGCTTTTCTTTTAGCGTTGATAGCCGGTGCGGTGAATGCTGTCGCCTTGCTTGGGTTTGAGCATCAATCGGTATCTCATGTTTCTGGTTCGGCAACGCTGATGG
This region of Simiduia agarivorans SA1 = DSM 21679 genomic DNA includes:
- a CDS encoding heparan-alpha-glucosaminide N-acetyltransferase, with protein sequence MRNTTVDLMRTLAIVLMVVFHFIYDLRTFGYHQWDIPDGPGWKHFRYVILTLFFLCVGIGLVYAHSKVIHWQKFWKRELQVIVGALLVTAMSLVMFPANWIYFGVLHFIVVASVLALPLLRYPTIALASALVVIAGYNMGWLKSYWPFHFIHQIWPDVLPSYANDWVPLIPWVAVVWLGVWLAQQPWFIRDPLKQIQLPDWAQWPGRHSLIVYLVHQPLLVGGLHVWRWLVQ